Proteins encoded within one genomic window of Lynx canadensis isolate LIC74 chromosome B4, mLynCan4.pri.v2, whole genome shotgun sequence:
- the C1QL3 gene encoding complement C1q-like protein 3, which produces MVLLLVILIPVLVSSAGTSAHYEMLGTCRMVCDPYGGTKAPSTAATPDRGLMQSLPTFIQGPKGEAGRPGKAGPRGPPGEPGPPGPVGPPGEKGEPGRQGLPGPPGAPGLNAAGAISAATYSTVPKIAFYAGLKRQHEGYEVLKFDDVVTNLGNHYDPTTGKFTCSIPGIYFFTYHVLMRGGDGTSMWADLCKNNQVRASAIAQDADQNYDYASNSVVLHLEPGDEVYIKLDGGKAHGGNNNKYSTFSGFIIYAD; this is translated from the exons ATGGTGCTGCTGCTGGTTATCCTCATCCCGGTGCTGGTGAGCTCGGCCGGCACGTCGGCGCACTACGAGATGCTGGGCACCTGCCGCATGGTCTGCGACCCCTACGGGGGCACCAAGGCGCCCAGCACGGCCGCCACGCCCGACCGCGGCCTCATGCAGTCCCTGCCCACCTTCATCCAGGGCCCCAAAGGCGAGGCCGGCAGGCCGGGGAAGGCGGGCCCGCGCGGGCCCCCCGGTGAGCCCGGGCCGCCGGGTCCCGTGGGCCCTCCGGGCGAGAAGGGCGAGCCCGGCCGCCAAGGCCTGCCGGGCCCGCCCGGGGCGCCCGGCCTGAACGCGGCCGGGGCCATCAGCGCCGCCACCTACAGCACGGTGCCCAAGATCGCCTTCTACGCCGGCCTCAAGCGGCAGCACGAAGGCTACGAGGTGCTCAAGTTCGACGACGTGGTCACCAACCTCGGTAACCACTACGATCCCACCACGGGCAAGTTCACCTGCTCTATCCCGGGCATCTACTTCTTCACCTACCACGTCCTGATGCGCGGAGGGGACGGCACCAGCATGTGGGCTGATCTCTGCAAGAACAACCAG GTGCGTGCCAGTGCCATTGCCCAAGACGCCGATCAGAATTATGATTATGCCAGTAACAGTGTGGTTCTTCATTTGGAGCCAGGAGATGAAGTCTACATCAAACTAGATGGTGGGAAAGCACACGGAGGAAATAACAACAAATACAGCACATTTTCTGGATTTATTATTTATGCGGACTGA